Proteins found in one Miscanthus floridulus cultivar M001 chromosome 4, ASM1932011v1, whole genome shotgun sequence genomic segment:
- the LOC136552486 gene encoding F-box/LRR-repeat protein 25-like, giving the protein MVADQGNVVVDGCLGGGADRISDLPDHLLHRILICLPSTDDAARSSVLSRRWRRVWTHLPELSLRYCSPERVDAALAAWSAPVLRRLEIALSCESRHVTAEHVCSWLQFAAERLAGELYLSLPLHGELVLPVRGRFTAISLDPAVGVRLRLRFQLRHAGGVFTALAALTIKPARMENRKLEEMVSSRCSLLKELLLENIILLSRHHILSIQSDSLEKLRVVAYDMFYDGPLKVATPELQELSLCLSGDGIDDAHIISSPTSSPRCAGAISTIAGVTNWWRPGAISQPVRLAGSYLLTGLCERKILFRLKIYDRL; this is encoded by the coding sequence GCGACCTCCCCGatcacctcctccaccgcatcctgaTCTGCCTTCCGAGCACCGACGACGCGGCGCGCAGCAGCGTCCTCTCCCGTCGCTGGCGCCGCGTCTGGACCCACCTCCCCGAGCTCTCCCTCCGCTACTGCAGCCCCGAGCGCGTGGACGCCGCCCTGGCCGCGTGGTCCGCTCCGGTCCTCCGCCGCCTCGAGATCGCTTTGTCGTGCGAGTCGCGCCATGTCACGGCGGAGCACGTCTGTTCGTGGCTGCAATTCGCCGCGGAGCGCCTTGCCGGCGAGCTCTACCTCTCGCTGCCATTGCACGGGGAGCTCGTGCTTCCCGTACGCGGGAGGTTTACGGCCATTAGCTTAGATCCCGCCGTGGGCGTGCGCCTGCGCCTGCGGTTTCAGCTGCGCCACGCCGGCGGCGTGTTCACGGCGCTGGCCGCCCTGACGATAAAGCCCGCCCGCATGGAGAACCGCAAATTGGAAGAAATGGTGTCCTCACGGTGCTCACTCTTGAAGGAGCTCCTCCTGGAAAACATCATCCTGCTGAGCAGACATCATATCCTCTCCATACAATCGGACTCACTTGAGAAGCTACGGGTGGTTGCCTATGACATGTTCTATGACGGTCCGCTCAAAGTTGCCACCCCAGAGCTCCAGGAGTTGTCCCTGTGCTTGTCGGGTGACGGCATCGACGACGCTCACATCATATCGTCGCCCACAAGCTCTCCAAGGTGTGCTGGAGCAATTTCTACGATCGCAGGTGTCACAAACTGGTGGAGGCCGGGCGCCATCTCACAGccggttcggttggctggttcgtatctattgactggtttgtgtgaaagaaaaatactgttccgactgaaaatttacgatcgtttatga